The Labeo rohita strain BAU-BD-2019 unplaced genomic scaffold, IGBB_LRoh.1.0 scaffold_842, whole genome shotgun sequence genome has a segment encoding these proteins:
- the mrc1b gene encoding LOW QUALITY PROTEIN: macrophage mannose receptor 1b (The sequence of the model RefSeq protein was modified relative to this genomic sequence to represent the inferred CDS: inserted 1 base in 1 codon) — protein KLDVTSGWQWSNGQPLRYLKWLSGYPTTQPGYNCGVLKNAFGSEWSNEPCSEKHGYVCQRGHSVPSLPPVVNTGFCHSPWIPYSGNCYLLHRNKKTWLEARDSCLREGGDLLSIISKEEQSFVITQLGYLKTDELWIGFNDRKTQMLFEWSDQSSVPFASWEVREPSHSALHAEDCVLMRGEEGKWADDVCEKKYGFVCKKPTSSKASNNDTAVTSPGCKTGWTRYGYYCYMAGSETKTFEEAKQMCQKADSELVDISSRVENAFLVSLVGARPEKYFWIGLSNLKDLHSFEWTNSNKVPYTHFNAGMPGRKQGCVAMTTGLVAGLWDVLSCSNKEKYICKQRADGLVTTLAPSTASPLGCPEDWTSLVSRDFCAKYFNVPMNQMKTWDEALDFCHEIGGDLLSIHHEADIPWKQGGVYPAWIGYRMYDPTVGFVWSDDSSSSYQSWATDEPNNLNNIENCVEMRISYWDSDGAWNDVNCEDKKDWYCQIRKGKTPKEVNITDPYYNKTEDGWIQFKGSQYYVSHYSALAVQDARAFCKKSHGDLVVISDQDERVFLWHQAKNSHNDLIIGLTVDLDGTYQWIDGSPIVFQAWETNQPAFKNSEERCVKMTTSQGLWETINCGDEYNFACKRSQSPPVNTTVAPTQEPKGGCAPEWKNFAGKCYNIKEDAKTWTEARKYCRELGGDLASIINRQQQAFLSTLIRDKTPDFWIGFSSLANGRFKWTDGSRVLFTEWAKGEPQTYWRSYCWTNDHYSSEQECVFMGKPSSSDFGKWVTSDCNSTQGFICSRDVDPAIASVPTEVPRTFVKLGNSSFKVIQENLTWSEAKGRCEKEGAHLASIRDFISQAYLELQIYRAKQPLWIGLSSAQTNGYFLWANNWPMSMEKWASSEPRPNRPCAYMDIGGEWKTTXCNETYYSVCEQTTDVPPIIPAQHPGHCPKEEDDSPLRWIPFKDSCYAFVTDMKSWSRAARLCMTWGASLVSIRDEDEQKFIERILMVLDSSKDFWIALFHNQKGHWLWSDNTVVDYTNWADENDYEDEYRGYSWNPDCGLIDSKSKKWKKQHCDYSHFSFICKTAKVISPTIKAPQEGPEPHKINTGLAVFLSIAVIGILGALAFMYYRNSKRPLFENLMDNNRDAAFSVKDNKTLIGNIEITE, from the exons AAATTAGATGTAACCAGTGGATGGCAGTGGAGCAATGGACAGCCGTTACGTTATCTGAAATGGCTCAGTG gataCCCAACCACACAACCTGGCTACAATTGTGGCGTTCTGAAAAATGCTTTTGGTTCTGAATGGTCAAATGAACCTTGTTCTGAAAAACATGGATATGTCTGCCAAAGAGGCCATTCTGTTCCTAGTCTTCCACCAG TGGTGAACACTGGGTTTTGCCATAGCCCATGGATTCCATATTCAGGCAACTGTTATCTCCTTCACCGCAACAAGAAAACATGGCTGGAGGCGCGAGACTCCTGTCTGCGGGAAGGAGGAGACCTACTGAGTATTATCAGCAAAGAAGAACAAAGCTTTGTCATCACACAGCTTGGATACT TGAAAACAGACGAGCTGTGGATTGGTTTCAATGACCGCAAAACTCAGATGCTGTTTGAGTGGAGTGACCAATCTAGCGTCCCGTTTGCCTCATGGGAGGTGAGGGAGCCGAGTCACAGTGCTCTCCATGCAGAGGACTGCGTGTTAATGAGAGGAGAG GAGGGAAAGTGGGCTGATGatgtttgtgaaaaaaagtatgGATTCGTCTGTAAGAAGCCAACCAGCTCCAAAGCCTCAAATAATGACACAGCTGTCACAAGCCCGGGATGCAAAACA GGTTGGACCAGGTACGGGTACTACTGCTACATGGCAGGATCCGAAACTAAGACCTTTGAAGAAGCAAAACAGATGTGTCAGAAAGCTGATTCTGAACTGGTTGATATTTCATCCAG AGTAGAAAATGCATTCCTCGTTAGTCTAGTTGGAGCACGACCAGAGAAATACTTCTGGATTGGACTGTCGAATCTAAAGGATCTGCACAGTTTTGAATGGACCAACTCTAACAAAGTCCCATATACTCATTTCAACGCTGGGATGCCAG gaAGAAAACAAGGCTGTGTTGCCATGACGACTGGACTGGTTGCTGGGCTTTGGGATGTGCTCAGCTgctcaaataaagaaaaatacatcTGTAAGCAACGAGCTGATGGACTAGTTACGACTCTAGCCCCATCAACCGCATCTCCTTTAGGCTGTCCCGAAGACTGGACGTCACTTGTGTCTAGAGACTTTTGTGCCAAg TATTTTAATGTACCTATGAACCAAATGAAGACTTGGGATGAAGCTCTTGACTTCTGCCATGAAATTGGCGGTGATCTCCTGAGCATCCATCATGAGGCTGATATTCCTTGGAAACAAGGAGG AGTGTATCCAGCATGGATTGGTTACAGAATGTACGATCCCACTGTAGGTTTTGTTTGGAGTGATGATTCTTCG TCATCCTATCAAAGCTGGGCTACTGATGAACCAAACAATTTGAACAACATTGAAAATTGTGTTGAAATGCGAATTTCATATTGGGACAGTGATGGAGCATGGAATGACGTCAACTGTgaagacaaaaaggactggtACTGTCAGATCCGAAAAG GAAAGACACCAAAGGAAGTAAATATTACAGATCCAT attataataaaacaGAGGATGGCTGGATTCAGTTCAAAGGTAGCCAGTACTATGTGTCTCACTACTCAGCACTTGCTGTGCAAGATGCTCGGGCTTTCTGTAAGAAATCACATGGAGATCTTGTAGTTATCAGTGATCAGGATGAGCGGGTGTTCCTTTGGCATCAG GCTAAAAATTCGCACAACGATTTAATCATTGGTTTGACAGTTGATCTGGATGGGACTTACCA GTGGATAGATGGGTCCCCCATAGTGTTTCAAGCTTGGGAAACAAATCagcctgcttttaaaaacagtgaGGAAAGATGTGTGAAGATGACCACATCTCAAG GACTCTGGGAAACTATTAACTGTGGTGATGAATATAATTTCGCTTGTAAGCGAAGTCAGTCTCCTCCAGTGAATACCACGGTGGCCCCTACACAAGAGCCAAAAGGAGGCTGTGCTCCTGAGTGGAAAAACTTTGCAGGAaaa tGCTACAACATAAAGGAAGATGCAAAAACATGGACAGAAGCAAGAAAATACTGCAGAGAGCTTGGTGGAGATCTGGCGTCTATTATAAATCGACAACAACAAG CCTTTTTAAGCACACTGATTAGAGATAAAACCCCAGACTTCTGGATTGGATTCAGCAGTTTGGCAAACGGGAGGTTTAAGTGGACAGATGGAAGTAGGGTACTGTTCACCGAGTGGGCCAAAGGAGAACCTCAAACCTAT TGGCGTTCGTACTGTTGGACAAATGATCACTATTCATCTGAACAG gaGTGTGTTTTTATGGGCAAACCTTCAAGCTCAGACTTTGGCAAGTGGGTGACAAGCGACTGTAATTCTACTCAAGGTTTTATCTGCAGTCGTGATGTTG ATCCTGCTATTGCCTCAGTGCCAACTGAAGTTCCTAGAACCTTTGTCAAGCTCGGAAATTCATCTTTCAAAGTGATTCAAGAGAACCTAACGTGGAGTGAAGCAAAGGGCCGCTGTGAGAAAGAGGGAGCTCATCTGGCCAGCATTCGCGATTTCATTTCACAAGCTTACCTTGAGTTGCAGATCTATAGGGCCAAACAGCCCTTGTGGATCGGTCTCAGCAGTGCACAG ACAAATGGATATTTTCTATGGGCAAATAACTGGCCAATGAGTATGGAGAAATGGGCATCTTCTGAACCACGGCCCAACCGCCCTTGCGCATACATGGACATAGGTGGAGAATGGAAAACAA TTTGCAATGAAACCTACTACAGTGTCTGTGAGCAAACAACAG ATGTTCCCCCGATCATTCCAGCACAGCACCCTGGGCACTGCCCAAAAGAAGAGGATGACAGTCCATTGAGGTGGATACCTTTCAAAGACAGCTGCTATGCTTTTGTAACAGACATGAAATCCTGGAGCAGAGCAGCTAGACTCTGTATGACATGGG GGGCATCTCTTGTCAGCATTAGGGATGAAGATGAACAGAAGTTTATAGAGAGAATCCTCATGGTCCTCGACAGTTCCAAAGATTTTTGGATTGCACTTTTCCACAACCAGAAAG GACACTGGTTATGGTCAGACAATACTGTGGTAGATTACACCAACTGGGCAGATGAGAACGATTATGAAGATGAATATCGAGGCTATTCTTGGAATCCTGACTGCGGATTAATAGATTCCAAAtctaaaaaatggaaaaagcaaCATTGTGATTACTCTCACTTTTCATTTATCTGCAAAACTGCCAAAG TAATAAGTCCAACCATTAAGGCCCCACAAGAAG GTCCTGAACCTCACAAGATCAATACGGGTTTGGCTGTGTTCTTGAGTATTGCAGTGATCGGCATATTGGGAGCTTTAGCTTTCATGTACTACAGAAATTCAAAAAGACCGTTATTTGAAAATCTCATGGATAATAACAGAGATGCTGCCTTTTCAGTTAAAgataacaaaacattaattgGCAACATTGAGATCACTGAATAG